The Akkermansia sp. RCC_12PD genome contains the following window.
CGTCCCCTTGAACTTCCTGCCGGAATGGGCGTCCACGGTGAATATCACGTCCTGGCCTTTCTTGATGCTTCCGATGTCCGCTTCATTCACGGCGGCCCATATTTTCAATTTGGAAAGGTCCGTGGCGATGTAGAACAGGCTGGAGGCGCTCATGCTGGAAACTACCGTCTGGCCGATGTTGACCAGGCGTTTGATCACCACCCCGTCCACGGGAGATGAAATAGTGGTGTATTCCATGTTCCGCATTTCCTTTTTCAGGGCGGCTTCCGCCTGCTTGAGGGAGGCTTCCGCTTCCAGCAGGGAGGCTTCCGCCACGGCCACATTGGCGCGGGCGGTCTCTTCATCTGCAATATACTGGTCGTAGCTGGACTTGGACAAGGCGTCCCCCGGTCCCAGCTTTTCCGCACGTTCCCGGTCCAGCTTGGCTTGGTGGTGCTTGGCTTTGGCCTGCTGGATGTCCGCCCTGGCCCGGGCTATTCCGGCCTGGGCCTGGGCCTTGGAGGCTTCCGCCTTCTGCACGTCCAGCTGCACAGGCAGCTTGTCGATTTCCGCCAGCATCTGGCCTGCCTTGACCGGGCTGGAATAATCCACCACCTTGCCGTTCAGATCCTTGCCGAACTCCATGATGATGCCGCTTACCTGGGCGCCCACGTCCACCAGTTCGTCCGGTTCCGTGACGCCCGTGGCATCAATGGTAATCATCATATCTCCCCTGGTGAGGGGCTCTGTCTGATAATCCACCTGGAGCGGTTCGTTCCCCTTCCATTGCTCCCAGGCGAACCAGGCGCCTCCAAGAACGGCAATGACGATGATGATTTTGATGAATCCCTTCACGACTATAATATACTTCGCAATAATGAAAAAGTTGCACACATGTTAAAACTTTTTCGTAACGGAGGGTATCCTCTCATGATTTCAGGACGGGTCAAGGATACTCTTCCGAATGTGAACAGTTATGGTATATTAACTAATAATATTACATTGTTGTAATGCGGGGCCTGTTTCTTACAAAAATGAAAATCAATGGAAAGGTGGAATTTCTGGATTGGAATACTACCCATTATTAATAATAAAAATGTTATGGCATTTCCTGAAATTTGGCACGTTTTTTGCTAAACCAATGATGAGAGATCGCTTGATCCGGAAATAACAATCCATCCGTATGTACAAGAATGATTTAATTGATTTGTTGTCCGCACTGCTTCATTTTTTCAATCGTCCTGGCCGTATCCGTACGGCGGAGGAACGGGAGCGTCGTGCGGCGGAATATCTGAAATCCATGATTCTCCATGCCCGCATGCGCTCATTCTGAAGTGAACGGAAAGCCGCTTCCGCCCACAATCTGCATGGGGAGGGGGGATTCACCATTTCAACTTGTCAGGAGCCGTGAGGAACAACGGAGAAGCTGCTCCAGGACAAAGGCTGCTTGAGCCGCCCTGTGCCGGAGGCATCAGTTGTGCCAGGGGTCTTCCTGCCGCATCCCTTGCAATGATGGCATATTCATTCCACTAATTCATTAATATAACTGGCTCATGGGAAAGATGAGCGTGCGGCATTCGGCCGTTCCCGTTTCAGGGAGATATTCCCGGTTGCCATGTATTATATATGGCATGGGGTTTTTCACATGGGCCGCAGTGAAAATTTTAGTTGGTTGCCGTGAACTGTGAAAAATAAATACTGGTTTAGAAATTCAGATGAGTACTTGCACCTCAGCGTATGAATATGCCTGATATTTCGTTAGATATTTTCCTTCGGATTGCTTTGATGCGCATCACTTCTCTGGCTGTTGAAATTCGTAGGAACCATCCTCTTGGCGGACAAAGCTCTCTTCTCCCCATTTCTCCCACTCCAGCACGATTTTTTCCGGGGAAATGGAAAGAATCTTCGCCGCATCATTATTGCTTACCCTGTTGCCGCATGTTCCAAAAACCCGGAAGGCGTCACTCCATTGCGGATGCCGGAGACCGAGAACATATTCAAAAGAATCAACATCATGGGAAACGTTCGTGTTGGCTTTCTGGAATGCTCCGTCCAGCATGTATCCCCGCGTGACGGAAGCATTGGCCTTCTGCACGATGATATGGTGGGTGATCTTCTTCTTGGCGATAAAAGGCGCGATGTTGCTATACCCGTTTTCAAGCATCAGCTTGTGGATGAAATTATCCTCGCT
Protein-coding sequences here:
- a CDS encoding efflux RND transporter periplasmic adaptor subunit, with translation MKGFIKIIIVIAVLGGAWFAWEQWKGNEPLQVDYQTEPLTRGDMMITIDATGVTEPDELVDVGAQVSGIIMEFGKDLNGKVVDYSSPVKAGQMLAEIDKLPVQLDVQKAEASKAQAQAGIARARADIQQAKAKHHQAKLDRERAEKLGPGDALSKSSYDQYIADEETARANVAVAEASLLEAEASLKQAEAALKKEMRNMEYTTISSPVDGVVIKRLVNIGQTVVSSMSASSLFYIATDLSKLKIWAAVNEADIGSIKKGQDVIFTVDAHSGRKFKGTVDKIRLDATMTSNVVTYIVDIDVPNPDKLLIPYLTANVQFIVQDIKNSLLASNAALRFRPDPELLTAEQKAAFEEMLPELAAPVQKGEEKKAVIWELRDNVLYPHLVTKGESNGMLTPVKGETLREGMEIVSTAQVLNRSSNSGDGPSASAGGENPFAPKMPPRRKPSTGNTSQAPGGSKGGPPPRP